In Hirundo rustica isolate bHirRus1 chromosome 2, bHirRus1.pri.v3, whole genome shotgun sequence, one genomic interval encodes:
- the LOC120748670 gene encoding LOW QUALITY PROTEIN: olfactory receptor 52B2-like (The sequence of the model RefSeq protein was modified relative to this genomic sequence to represent the inferred CDS: inserted 6 bases in 5 codons), translating to MASDPFNRSSSSFVLAGIPGLEAFPTSLGVLFCSAYVLAVVGDGXVSLVLGLDEALPAPTRRLLGVLXVIDALVVPSVVPETLAVFWPGSAEVGYEPCFAQELLXSGALLPVAVDRSVPVCHPXRYRAVLNGQAXARTGLAVVPRAVLARVPLPGLGTSLSYGGSGAAPRSYRERVKNQGNKVISTSALSAVSYGMILSAVPGKESCRKALSTCGCHPCVVPPFRVPGIAWVRSQPLAGAVSVRRRVLLAQLHLSLPAAPSALEDSLRARQPRRALLGVLCPSRVRARCRWAHLGRRSPSCLPSECTR from the exons ATGGCTTCTGATCCCTTCAACAGGAGCTCCTCCTCCTTTGTCCTGGCGGGTATCCCTGGCCTGGAAGCTttccccacctccctgggcGTCCTGTTCTGCTCCGCCTATGTGCTTGCCGTGGTGGGAGATG GTGTTTCACTGGTCCTGGGGCTGGACGAGGCCCTGCCGGCCCCCACCCGCCGCTTGCTGGGCGTGC GCGTCATCGACGCGCTCGTGGTGCCGTCCGTGGTGCCCGAGACGCTGGCCGTGTTCTGGCCGGGCTCTGCTGAGGTCGGCTACGAGCCCTGCTTTGCGCAGGAGCTCCT GTCGGGAGCGCTCCTGCCCGTGGCCGTTGACCGCTCCGTGCCCGTCTGTCACC CGAGGTACCGCGCCGTCCTGAACGGCCAAG ATGCCCGGACAGGCCTGGCCGTGGTGCCGAGGGCTGTCCTCGCCAGGGtgcccctgccagggctggggacatccctgtcctACGGCGGCTCCGGCGCCGCGCCGCGCTCGTACCGCGAGCGTGTG aaaaaccagggtaacaaagTTATTTCTACATCGGCTCTCTCTGCCGTGTCCTACGGGATGATCCTGAGCGCTGTCCCGGGGAAGGAGTCCTGCCGGAAGGCGCTGAGCACCTGCGGGTGCCACCCGTGCGTGGTGCCGCCGTTCCGGGTCCCCGGCATCGCCTGGGTTCGTTCCCAGCCCTTGGCCGGCGCCGTGTCCGTGCGCAGGCGGGTGCTGCTGGCCCAGCTGCACCTGAGCCTGCCCGCCGCGCCCAGCGCCCTGGAGGACAGCCTGAGGGCCAGGCAGCCCCGCCGGGCTCTGCTCGGGgtgctctgccccagcagggtTCGTGCCCGGTGCAGGTGGGCTCATCTCGGCAGAcgcagccccagctgccttcCCAGCGAGTGCACGAGGTGA
- the CHRNA10 gene encoding neuronal acetylcholine receptor subunit alpha-10: MDERNQVLTTYLWVRQTWLDAHLTWDKDEYGGIDSIRIPSSYVWRPDIILYNNADERFGGSMETNVVLRSDGHIVWDSPAITKSSCKVDVSYFPFDGQRCRLTFGSWTHNGNQIDLRNQRDTGDLTDFVENVEWEMLGMPATRNVITYGCCSEPYPDVTYTLLLRRRASFYVFNLLLPCIMVSFLAPLGFYLPADSGEKVSLGVTVLLALTVFQLLVAESMPPSESVPLIGKYYIATMTMITASTALTIFIMNVHHCGPGARPVPPWARRLILHHMARLCCVYEVGESCRSPQRAPGGRAGAGDAAAPGDGPGEGRAGAGERGCPWDHCLCHHGALLCDVGYIAGCFRRHRANQRRTGEWKKVAKVMDRFFMWVFFLMVFLMSVLVLGNAA; this comes from the exons ATG GACGAGAGGAACCAGGTCCTCACCACCTACCTGTGGGTCCGCCAGACCTGGCTGGACGCCCACCTCACCTGGGACAAGGACGAGTACGGCGGCATCGACAGCATCCGCATCCCCAGCAGCTACGTCTGGCGGCCCGACATCATCCTCTACAACAA CGCCGATGAGCGCTTCGGCGGCTCCATGGAGACCAACGTGGTGCTGCGCTCCGACGGGCACATCGTGTGGGACTCGCCCGCCATCACCAAGAGCTCCTGCAAGGTGGACGTGTCCTACTTCCCCTTCGACGGGCAGCGGTGCCGCCTCACCTTCGGCTCCTGGACCCACAACGGGAACCAGATCGACCTCCGCAACCAGCGGGACACCGGGGACCTGACGGACTTCGTGGAGAACGTGGAGTGGGAGATGCTGGGCATGCCGGCCACGAGGAACGTCATCACCTACGGCTGCTGCTCCGAGCCCTACCCCGACGTCACCTACACGCTGCTGCTGCGCCGCCGCGCCTCCTTCTACGTCTTcaacctgctcctgccctgcatcATGGTCTCCTTCCTGGCACCCCTGGGCTTCTACCTGCCCGCCGACTCCGGGGAGAAGGTGTCTCTGGGGGTGACGGTGCTGCTGGCCCTCACCGTGTTCCAGCTGCTGGTGGCTGAGAGCATGCCCCCCTCGGAGAGTGTGCCGCTCATCG GGAAGTACTACATCGCCACCATGACCATGATCACGGCCTCCACCGCGCTCACCATCTTCATCATGAACGTGCACCACTGCGGGCCGGGGGCCCGGCCCGTGCCCCCCTGGGCGCGCCGGCTCATCCTGCACCACATGGCCCGGCTCTGCTGCGTCTACGAGGTGGGcgagagctgcaggagcccccAGCGGGCaccgggcgggcgggcgggagcgggggaTGCCGCGGCCCCGGGGGACGGCCCCGGGGAagggcgggcgggcgcgggggagcggggctgcccCTGGGACCACTGCCTGTGCCACCACGGCGCCCTGCTGTGCGACGTCGGGTACATCGCCGGCTGCTTCCGGCGCCACCGCGCCAACCAGCGCCGCACCGGCGAGTGGAAGAAGGTGGCCAAGGTGATGGACCGCTTCTTCATGTGGGTCTTCTTCCTCATGGTCTTCCTCATGAGCGTGCTGGTCCTGGGCAACGCTGCCTGA